Proteins encoded within one genomic window of Suricata suricatta isolate VVHF042 chromosome 17, meerkat_22Aug2017_6uvM2_HiC, whole genome shotgun sequence:
- the RILP gene encoding rab-interacting lysosomal protein isoform X1 gives MEPRATVPGVPGSGPRVAAGSGTAAELVYHLAGALGTELKELARRFGPEAAAGLVPLVVRALELLEKAAVGPDPDSLQVSAQQAELELRRLREENEHLRRQLRSGPQEERALLRQLKEVTDRQRDELRAHNRDLLQRSQETEALQEQLQRLLLVNSELRHKLAAVQTQLRAARDRESEQELQRQEAVALALGPAQNQAKGTVYEQRQEPELTPADAGAPGSPEDPPGRPSKVGQCSFSREELEQILQERNELKANVFLLKEELAYFQRELLTDHRVPGLLVEAMKVAVKKQRKKIKAKMLGIPEEAESSDDEDSSWLLLSSDKEAHPPPTESRRQSLYVGRRGKGKVVGVKEGPHLCSYPLSYSTDINFAALSSKHARPSLALAPLPPQYLRLPFLPVVSLFSPPPALSPYR, from the exons ATGGAGCCCAGGGCGACGGTACCCGGGGTGCCTGGCTCCGGGCCTCGAGTGGCCGCCGGGTCAGGGACGGCTGCGGAGCTCGTGTACCATCTAGCGGGGGCCCTGGGCACGGAGCTGAAGGAGCTGGCGCGCCGCTTCGGCCCGGAGGCGGCGGCCGGGCTAGTGCCGCTCGTGGTCCGGGCGCTGGAGCTCCTGGAAAAGGCTGCCGTGGGGCCGGACCCGGACTCA CTGCAGGTGTCAGCGCAGCAGGCCGAACTGGAGCTGCGGCGGCTGCGCGAGGAGAACGAGCACCTCCGCAGACAGCTGCGCTCTGGGCCACAGG AGGAGCGCGCTCTTCTGCGGCAGCTCAAGGAGGTGACCGACCGCCAGCGAGACGAGCTCCGGGCGCACAACCGAGACCTGCTGCAGCGCAGCCAGGAGACCGAGGCC cttcaGGAGCAGCTGCAGCGCCTCCTCCTGGTGAATTCAGAGCTGCGGCACAAACTGGCCGCGGTGCAAACCCAGCTGCGTGCCGCGAGGGACCGCGAGAGCGAGCAGGAGCTACAGCGCCAGGAGGCAGTGGCGCTTGCTCTAGGGCCGGCGCAGAACCAGGCCAAGGGGACCGTGTATGAGCAGAGGCAGGAGCCGGAGCTGACACCGGCAGACGCGGGAGCCCCAGGAAGCCCTGAGGACCCG CCAGGGCGCCCCTCCAAGGTAGGACAATGCAGCTTCAGTCGAGAGGAACTCGAGCAGATCCTTCAGGAGAGGAATGAACTCAAAGCCAACGTGTTCCTGCTGAAGGAGGAGTTGGCCTACTTCCAGAG GGAGCTGCTCACAGACCACCGGGTCCCCGGGCTTCTGGTTGAAGCCATGAAGGTTGCTGTCAAGAAGCAGCGGAAGAAGATCAAGGCCAAGATGTTAGGGATTccagaggaagcagagagcag TGACGATGAAGACAGCTCATGGCTCCTCCTCTCCAGTGATAAGGAAGCCCACCCTCCACCCACTGAGTCCCGAAGACAGAGTTTGTATgttggaagaagaggaaagggaaaagttGTGGGGGTGAAGGAGGGACCCCATCTTTGTTCTTACCCTCTTTCCTATTCCACTGACATTAATTTTGCTGCCCTGAGCTCTAAGCATGCCCGTCCCTCATTGGCCCTGGCCCCTTTGCCCCCTCAATACCTCAGACTGCCCTTTCTTCCTGTTGTATCCCTTTTCTCACCACCGCCTGCCCTCAGCCCATATCGTTGA
- the RILP gene encoding rab-interacting lysosomal protein isoform X2, protein MEPRATVPGVPGSGPRVAAGSGTAAELVYHLAGALGTELKELARRFGPEAAAGLVPLVVRALELLEKAAVGPDPDSLQVSAQQAELELRRLREENEHLRRQLRSGPQEERALLRQLKEVTDRQRDELRAHNRDLLQRSQETEALQEQLQRLLLVNSELRHKLAAVQTQLRAARDRESEQELQRQEAVALALGPAQNQAKGTVYEQRQEPELTPADAGAPGSPEDPPGRPSKVGQCSFSREELEQILQERNELKANVFLLKEELAYFQRELLTDHRVPGLLVEAMKVAVKKQRKKIKAKMLGIPEEAESSDDEDSSWLLLSSDKEAHPPPTESRRQSFFGLSYRGETESPEAQTSSMAPSKLVGEEEAAPRSSTPDQPCSALDEDLCLEGLSCPRDLTLESGHG, encoded by the exons ATGGAGCCCAGGGCGACGGTACCCGGGGTGCCTGGCTCCGGGCCTCGAGTGGCCGCCGGGTCAGGGACGGCTGCGGAGCTCGTGTACCATCTAGCGGGGGCCCTGGGCACGGAGCTGAAGGAGCTGGCGCGCCGCTTCGGCCCGGAGGCGGCGGCCGGGCTAGTGCCGCTCGTGGTCCGGGCGCTGGAGCTCCTGGAAAAGGCTGCCGTGGGGCCGGACCCGGACTCA CTGCAGGTGTCAGCGCAGCAGGCCGAACTGGAGCTGCGGCGGCTGCGCGAGGAGAACGAGCACCTCCGCAGACAGCTGCGCTCTGGGCCACAGG AGGAGCGCGCTCTTCTGCGGCAGCTCAAGGAGGTGACCGACCGCCAGCGAGACGAGCTCCGGGCGCACAACCGAGACCTGCTGCAGCGCAGCCAGGAGACCGAGGCC cttcaGGAGCAGCTGCAGCGCCTCCTCCTGGTGAATTCAGAGCTGCGGCACAAACTGGCCGCGGTGCAAACCCAGCTGCGTGCCGCGAGGGACCGCGAGAGCGAGCAGGAGCTACAGCGCCAGGAGGCAGTGGCGCTTGCTCTAGGGCCGGCGCAGAACCAGGCCAAGGGGACCGTGTATGAGCAGAGGCAGGAGCCGGAGCTGACACCGGCAGACGCGGGAGCCCCAGGAAGCCCTGAGGACCCG CCAGGGCGCCCCTCCAAGGTAGGACAATGCAGCTTCAGTCGAGAGGAACTCGAGCAGATCCTTCAGGAGAGGAATGAACTCAAAGCCAACGTGTTCCTGCTGAAGGAGGAGTTGGCCTACTTCCAGAG GGAGCTGCTCACAGACCACCGGGTCCCCGGGCTTCTGGTTGAAGCCATGAAGGTTGCTGTCAAGAAGCAGCGGAAGAAGATCAAGGCCAAGATGTTAGGGATTccagaggaagcagagagcag TGACGATGAAGACAGCTCATGGCTCCTCCTCTCCAGTGATAAGGAAGCCCACCCTCCACCCACTGAGTCCCGAAGACAGAGTTT CTTTGGCCTGTCCTATCGGGGTGAAACAGAGTCCCCTGAAGCCCAGACCAGCAGCATGGCCCCCAGTAAGCTAGTGGGAGAAGAGGAGGC AGCCCCACGGTCCTCAACTCCTGACCAGCCCTGCTCTGCACTTGATGAAGATCTTTGTCTGGAGGGTCTCAGCTGCCCCAGAGACCTGACTTTGGAATCTGGCCATGGGTAG